In Pyrus communis chromosome 1, drPyrComm1.1, whole genome shotgun sequence, the following are encoded in one genomic region:
- the LOC137714278 gene encoding class V chitinase-like, whose product MSSKTTTLPLLLSTLIFLIQLNVSVGQSAVKGAYWYWDSGLPASSIDSTLFTHLFCAFADLDADTYQVTVSSSNQAQFSSFTQTVQQNNPSVKTLLSIGGGGGAVLADRFAAMASQPDRRKSFIDSSISLARSYNFHGLDIDWEYPSTTTHMTNFGTLLTELRAAVANESQTSGSTALLLTAAVHRSADYYTINYPFESISNSLDWINVMAYDFYGSAWESSRANTGPPAALYNATASQINGNAGITSWIGAGVAANKIVLGLPFYGYAWRLVNADNHGLFAPADGPANAGTDGTMDYNQIRDFISQNAAETVYNATVVTNYCYSGTTWIGYDDTESISAKVSYAKEKALLGYFAWQVSGDDSNWALSQTASTTWG is encoded by the exons ATGTCTTCCAAAACTACAACCCTTCCATTACTCCTTTCCACCCTCATTTTCCTTATCCAACTCAATGTCTCCGTCGGCCAATCCGCCGTCAAGGGCGCATACTGGTATTGGGACAGTGGACTTCCAGCCTCCAGCATAGATTCCACCCTCTTCACTCATCTTTTCTGTGCATTTGCTGACCTCGACGCCGACACGTACCAAGTCACAGTTTCTTCCTCTAACCAAGCACAATTCTCAAGCTTCACCCAAACAGTCCAACAAAACAACCCTTCTGTCAAAACCCTCTTGTCCATTGGAGGCGGTGGCGGTGCTGTCCTTGCAGACAGATTCGCTGCAATGGCGAGCCAACCGGATCGGCGTAAGTCATTCATTGACTCCTCCATCAGTCTAGCTAGGTCATACAACTTCCACGGCCTTGACATTGATTGGGAATATCCATCCACCACCACTCACATGACCAACTTCGGCACCCTTCTCACCGAATTGCGTGCAGCCGTGGCCAATGAATCGCAGACATCTGGGAGCACGGCATTGCTTTTAACCGCAGCAGTACATCGCTCAGCGGATTACTACACCATAAATTACCCCTTTGAGTCCATATCAAATAGTCTGGACTGGATCAACGTCATGGCTTACGACTTCTATGGCTCTGCCTGGGAGTCAAGCAGAGCCAACACTGGCCCACCTGCTGCGTTATACAATGCCACAGCTAGCCAAATTAACGGGAATGCCGGGATCACATCTTGGATTGGGGCAGGTGTGGCTGCCAACAAGATAGTCCTAGGCCTTCCGTTCTATGGCTACGCTTGGCGCTTGGTCAACGCTGATAACCATGGACTTTTTGCTCCGGCTGATGGACCCGCTAATGCCGGGACAGATGGGACCATGGATTACAACCAGATAAGGGATTTTATCAGCCAGAATGCGGCGGAGACGGTGTACAATGCGACGGTTGTAACAAACTATTGCTACTCCGGGACGACATGGATTGGGTACGATGATACGGAGAGTATCTCTGCCAAGGTTTCATATGCCAAGGAAAAGGCACTTCTTGGATACTTTGCTTGGCAAGTCAGTGGTGACGACAGCAATTGGGCTCTTTCTCAAACAG CTTCAACTACTTGGGGATGA